The following proteins are encoded in a genomic region of Fusarium oxysporum f. sp. lycopersici 4287 chromosome 1, whole genome shotgun sequence:
- a CDS encoding DNA-directed RNA polymerase I, II, and III subunit RPABC5 codes for MIIPIRCFSCGKVTGDLWERYLQLIADPRKTDGDAMDELGLKRYCCRRMIMTHVDLIEKLLKYTPDGRSEKKQNLGVQYS; via the exons ATGATTATTCCCATCCGCTGCTTCTCCTGTGGAAAG GTCACTGGTGACCTCTGGGAGCGCTATCTTCAACTGATCGCAGATCCCCGTAAGACCGATGG CGATGCTATGGACGAGCTCGGTCTGAAGCGATACTGCTGCCGCCGCATGATCATGACCCACGTTGACCTtatcgagaagcttctcaa GTACACTCCTGATGGCCGaagcgagaagaagcagaaccTTGGCGTTCAGTACTCATAA
- a CDS encoding DNA-directed RNA polymerase I, II, and III subunit RPABC5: MIIPIRCFSCGKVTGDLWERYLQLIADPRKTDGDAMDELGLKRYCCRRMIMTHVDLIEKLLKYDTTIQIPLHTRFLTLFRYTPDGRSEKKQNLGVQYS, translated from the exons ATGATTATTCCCATCCGCTGCTTCTCCTGTGGAAAG GTCACTGGTGACCTCTGGGAGCGCTATCTTCAACTGATCGCAGATCCCCGTAAGACCGATGG CGATGCTATGGACGAGCTCGGTCTGAAGCGATACTGCTGCCGCCGCATGATCATGACCCACGTTGACCTtatcgagaagcttctcaagtACGACACGACCATCCAGATACCATTACATACGCGATTTCTAACTCTCTTTAGGTACACTCCTGATGGCCGaagcgagaagaagcagaaccTTGGCGTTCAGTACTCATAA